From Vibrio artabrorum, a single genomic window includes:
- a CDS encoding sodium:solute symporter family transporter, with protein sequence MELNTIIVGIYFLFLIAIGWMFRTFTSTTSDYFRGGGNMLWWMVGATAFMTQFSAWTFTGAAGKAYNDGFAVGVIFVANAFGYFMNFAYFAPKFRQLRVVTVIEAIRMRFGTTNEQVFTWSSMPNSVVSAGVWLNALAIIASGIFGFDMTATIWITGLVVLAMSVTGGSWAVIASDFMQMVIIMAVTVTCAVVAVVQGGGIGEIVHNFPVGDGGTFLAGNNLNYLSIFSIWAFFIFVKQFSITNNMLNSYRYLAAKDSKNAKKAALLACVLMLGGVFIWFMPSWFIAGQGVDLAAVYPEAGNKAGDFAYLYFVQEYMPAGMVGLLVAAMFAATMSSMDSGLNRNSGIFVKNFYETIVRKGNASEKELVTVSKITSAVFGIAIILIAQFINSLKGLSLFDTMMYVGALIGFPMTIPAFLGFFIKKTPDWAGWGTLVVGGFVSYYVGFVINPEMVSSIFGLEELTSREWSDVKVAIGLVSHIALTGGFFMLSTLFYKPLTEKRQADVDKFFSNLETPLVSESAEQKVLDNKQRQMLGKLIAVAGVGVMLMALLPNPMWGRFVFILCGLIVGGVGMLLVKAVDDGGKQAKAATQG encoded by the coding sequence ATTACTTCCGCGGGGGCGGTAACATGTTGTGGTGGATGGTTGGTGCTACCGCCTTTATGACCCAGTTTAGTGCATGGACATTTACCGGTGCAGCAGGCAAAGCCTATAACGATGGGTTTGCTGTAGGGGTCATTTTCGTCGCCAACGCATTTGGTTACTTCATGAACTTTGCATATTTCGCTCCAAAGTTCCGCCAACTACGTGTAGTAACGGTCATTGAGGCCATTCGTATGCGTTTCGGTACGACCAATGAACAAGTCTTCACTTGGTCTTCAATGCCAAACAGTGTTGTTTCTGCAGGTGTATGGTTAAACGCACTAGCAATCATCGCTTCTGGTATTTTTGGCTTCGACATGACAGCAACAATCTGGATTACTGGTTTGGTTGTATTGGCAATGTCAGTAACCGGTGGTTCATGGGCGGTAATCGCATCTGATTTCATGCAGATGGTTATCATCATGGCGGTGACTGTGACGTGTGCTGTTGTTGCGGTTGTTCAAGGTGGCGGCATTGGTGAAATTGTGCATAACTTCCCAGTAGGGGACGGTGGTACTTTCCTTGCTGGTAATAATCTTAATTACCTCAGCATCTTCAGTATTTGGGCATTCTTCATTTTTGTTAAGCAATTCTCTATCACGAACAACATGCTTAACTCTTACCGCTACCTAGCGGCGAAAGACTCAAAGAACGCGAAGAAAGCGGCTCTATTAGCATGTGTACTCATGCTTGGCGGTGTCTTCATTTGGTTCATGCCTTCTTGGTTCATTGCCGGTCAAGGTGTCGACTTAGCTGCAGTTTACCCAGAGGCTGGTAACAAAGCTGGTGACTTTGCCTACCTATACTTCGTACAAGAGTACATGCCAGCAGGTATGGTTGGCCTTCTTGTTGCAGCGATGTTTGCCGCAACAATGTCTTCAATGGACTCTGGTCTAAACCGTAACTCAGGTATCTTTGTTAAGAACTTCTATGAAACGATTGTTCGTAAGGGCAACGCAAGTGAGAAAGAGCTGGTAACGGTTTCTAAGATTACTTCTGCCGTATTTGGTATCGCTATTATTCTTATCGCACAGTTCATCAACTCGCTTAAAGGTTTGAGCTTGTTCGATACTATGATGTATGTAGGCGCACTTATCGGCTTCCCAATGACAATTCCTGCATTCCTTGGCTTCTTCATTAAGAAGACTCCGGATTGGGCTGGTTGGGGTACGCTGGTCGTGGGTGGTTTTGTTTCTTACTACGTAGGTTTTGTTATTAACCCTGAGATGGTTTCGTCTATTTTTGGGCTAGAAGAGCTAACAAGCCGTGAATGGTCTGATGTTAAAGTGGCGATTGGTCTAGTCAGTCACATTGCTCTGACGGGTGGTTTCTTCATGCTATCTACTCTGTTCTACAAGCCATTAACTGAAAAACGTCAAGCAGATGTAGATAAGTTCTTTAGTAACCTAGAGACACCACTTGTCTCTGAGTCTGCAGAACAGAAAGTTCTAGATAACAAGCAACGTCAGATGCTTGGCAAACTTATCGCAGTAGCTGGCGTTGGTGTTATGCTGATGGCACTGCTTCCAAACCCAATGTGGGGGCGTTTCGTCTTCATCTTATGTGGTTTGATAGTGGGCGGCGTTGGTATGCTACTTGTCAAAGCTGTCGATGATGGCGGCAAGCAAGCAAAAGCTGCAACGCAAGGCTAA
- a CDS encoding DUF4962 domain-containing protein, with protein sequence MSDQKSLDAIRKMKLENDTSAGNLVDLLPIEVQKRDFDLSFLDNLSEARPRLLVQADQLEEFKAKVKADEAHCMFDDFYNNSTVKFLETAPFEEPQAYPAETVGKASLWRPYWRQMYVDCQMALNATRNLAIAGVVKEDEVLIAKAKAWTLKLSTYDPEGVTSRGYNDEAAFRVIAAMAWGYDWLHGYFTDEERQQVQDALIERLDEIMHHLKVTVDLLNNPLNSHGVRSISSAIIPTCIALYHDHPKAGEYIAYALEYYAVHYPPWGGEDGGWAEGPDYWNTQTAFLGEAFDLLKAYCGVDMFNKTFYENTGDFPLYCMPVHSKRASFCDQSSIGDFPGLKLAYNIKHYAGVNQKPEYVWYYNQLKGRDTEAHTKFYNFGWWDFGYDDLRFNILWDAPEEKAPSNDPLLKVFPITGWAAFHNKMTERDNHIHMVFKCSPFGSISHSHGDQNAFTLHAFGETLASITGYYGGFGVDMHTKWRRQTFSKNLPLFGGKGQYGENKNTGYENHQDRFCIEAGGTISDFDTESDVKMVEGDATASYQYFVPEIESYKRKIWFVQGKVFVMQDKATLSEEKDMTWLMHTTFANEVADKSFIIRGEVAHLDVNFINESADNITAVKNVEGFGEVDPYEFKDLEVHRHVEVEFKPSKEHNILTLLVPNKNEGEQVEVSHKLEGNTLLLNVDGETVSIEL encoded by the coding sequence ATGAGCGACCAAAAATCTCTTGATGCAATCAGGAAGATGAAGCTGGAGAATGATACTTCAGCAGGTAATCTTGTAGACCTACTTCCTATCGAAGTACAGAAGCGTGACTTCGATCTATCATTCCTAGACAACTTGAGCGAAGCGCGTCCACGCCTTCTTGTTCAAGCTGATCAGTTAGAAGAATTCAAAGCGAAAGTGAAAGCCGATGAAGCTCACTGCATGTTTGATGATTTCTACAACAATTCGACGGTTAAGTTCCTTGAGACTGCTCCTTTTGAAGAGCCTCAAGCGTACCCAGCAGAGACAGTAGGTAAAGCTTCTCTGTGGCGCCCTTACTGGCGTCAAATGTACGTTGATTGTCAAATGGCACTGAACGCAACACGCAACTTAGCGATTGCTGGTGTGGTAAAAGAAGACGAAGTGCTCATTGCTAAAGCAAAAGCTTGGACTCTAAAGCTGTCTACGTACGATCCTGAAGGCGTAACTTCTCGTGGCTATAACGATGAAGCGGCTTTCCGTGTCATCGCAGCGATGGCTTGGGGTTACGACTGGCTACACGGCTACTTCACCGATGAAGAACGTCAGCAAGTTCAAGATGCTTTGATTGAGCGTCTAGACGAAATCATGCACCACCTGAAAGTGACGGTTGATCTATTGAACAACCCTCTAAACAGCCACGGTGTTCGTTCTATCTCTTCTGCTATCATCCCAACGTGTATTGCGCTTTACCACGATCACCCGAAAGCAGGTGAGTACATTGCATACGCACTCGAATACTACGCGGTACACTACCCACCATGGGGCGGTGAAGACGGTGGTTGGGCTGAAGGCCCAGACTACTGGAACACGCAAACTGCATTCTTAGGCGAAGCATTCGACCTACTAAAAGCCTACTGTGGCGTAGACATGTTCAATAAGACATTCTACGAAAACACCGGTGACTTCCCGCTTTACTGTATGCCGGTTCACTCTAAGCGCGCGAGCTTCTGTGACCAGTCGTCAATTGGTGATTTCCCAGGTTTAAAACTGGCTTATAACATCAAGCACTACGCAGGTGTTAACCAGAAGCCTGAGTACGTTTGGTACTACAACCAGCTTAAAGGTCGTGATACTGAAGCACACACCAAATTCTACAACTTCGGTTGGTGGGACTTTGGCTACGACGATCTTCGCTTCAACATCCTATGGGATGCACCTGAAGAGAAAGCGCCATCGAACGATCCACTGTTGAAAGTCTTTCCAATTACGGGTTGGGCTGCATTCCACAACAAGATGACTGAGCGTGATAACCATATTCACATGGTATTCAAGTGTTCTCCGTTTGGCTCAATCAGCCATTCTCATGGCGACCAAAACGCATTCACGTTGCATGCATTCGGTGAAACACTAGCGTCAATCACGGGCTACTACGGTGGTTTCGGTGTTGATATGCACACAAAATGGCGTCGTCAAACGTTCTCTAAAAACCTGCCACTATTTGGCGGTAAAGGCCAATACGGCGAGAACAAGAACACGGGTTACGAAAACCATCAAGATCGCTTCTGTATTGAAGCGGGCGGCACTATCTCTGACTTCGACACTGAATCTGACGTAAAGATGGTTGAAGGTGATGCAACAGCATCTTACCAGTACTTCGTTCCTGAAATCGAATCTTACAAGCGTAAGATCTGGTTTGTTCAAGGTAAAGTATTCGTAATGCAAGACAAGGCAACGCTTTCTGAAGAGAAAGACATGACTTGGCTAATGCACACAACCTTCGCAAACGAAGTGGCAGACAAATCTTTCATTATTCGTGGCGAAGTGGCGCACCTAGACGTAAACTTCATCAACGAGTCTGCGGATAACATCACTGCAGTTAAGAACGTGGAAGGTTTTGGCGAAGTTGACCCATACGAGTTCAAAGATCTCGAGGTCCACCGTCATGTTGAAGTGGAATTCAAGCCTTCTAAAGAGCACAACATCCTGACGCTTCTTGTTCCGAACAAGAACGAAGGCGAGCAAGTTGAAGTGTCTCACAAGCTTGAAGGCAACACGCTACTGCTAAATGTTGACGGTGAAACGGTTTCAATCGAACTGTAA
- a CDS encoding NAD(P)-dependent oxidoreductase codes for MTKPVIGFIGLGLMGGNMVENLQKRGYHVNVMDLSAEAVARVTDRGNATAFTSAKELAAASDIVQFCLTTSAVVEKIVYGEDGVLAGIKEGAVVVDFGTSIPASTKQIGAALAEKGAGMIDAPLGRTPAHAKDGLLNIMAAGDMDTFNKVKPVLEEQGENVFHLGALGSGHVTKLVNNFMGMTTVATMSQAFAVAQRAGVDGQQLFDIMSAGPSNSPFMQFCKFYAVDGEEKLGFSVANANKDLGYFLALCEELGTESLIAQGTATSLQAAVDAGMGNNDVPVIFDYFVKLEK; via the coding sequence ATGACTAAACCTGTAATCGGTTTCATTGGCCTAGGTCTTATGGGCGGCAACATGGTTGAAAACCTACAAAAGCGCGGCTACCACGTAAACGTAATGGATCTAAGCGCTGAAGCGGTTGCTCGCGTTACCGATCGCGGCAATGCAACGGCATTCACTTCAGCGAAAGAACTAGCAGCGGCAAGTGACATCGTTCAGTTTTGTCTGACAACTTCTGCTGTTGTTGAAAAAATCGTTTACGGCGAAGATGGCGTTCTAGCGGGCATCAAAGAAGGTGCTGTAGTTGTAGACTTCGGTACTTCTATCCCTGCTTCTACTAAGCAAATCGGCGCAGCTCTTGCTGAAAAAGGCGCGGGCATGATCGACGCACCTCTAGGTCGTACTCCTGCACACGCTAAAGATGGTCTTCTGAACATCATGGCGGCTGGTGACATGGACACTTTCAATAAAGTTAAACCTGTTCTTGAAGAGCAAGGCGAAAACGTATTCCACCTAGGCGCTCTAGGTTCTGGTCACGTGACAAAGCTTGTAAACAACTTCATGGGTATGACGACTGTTGCGACTATGTCTCAAGCTTTCGCTGTTGCTCAACGCGCTGGTGTTGATGGCCAACAACTGTTTGACATCATGTCTGCAGGTCCATCTAACTCTCCGTTCATGCAATTCTGTAAGTTCTACGCGGTAGACGGCGAAGAGAAGCTAGGTTTCTCTGTTGCTAACGCAAACAAAGACCTTGGTTACTTCCTTGCTCTTTGTGAAGAGCTAGGCACTGAGTCTCTAATCGCTCAAGGTACTGCAACTAGCCTACAAGCTGCGGTTGACGCAGGCATGGGTAACAATGACGTACCTGTTATCTTCGACTACTTCGTAAAACTAGAGAAGTAA
- a CDS encoding polysaccharide lyase family 7 protein: protein MNKSIFVLVLASLTYGCGGSSSSDPSASGAPPVSNKPGASHGVVAPYEIAKYQNILASSDFQVSDPKGEEGNKTSPVKAGNFQGYVSDYFYADEETENLIFKMANYKMRSEIREGDNFRINEAGVRRTLHAEISLPDIQHAMASSPAEHDEVTLLQIHNEGTDESGTGYLPHPLLRVVWEQERDGLTGHYWAVMKNNAIDCSSAADSLDCYANSYNRYDLGEADLDRFTKFDLSIYENTLSVKVNDEVKVDEDITYWQHLLSYFKAGIYNQFENGEATAYFKALRYTITQVNGSNDWDINDWKLTIPASKDSWYGSGGDSAAELEPERCESNKDLLANDRDVYDSKIGLSYFNVDEGRMHFRADMGYGTSTQNSNYIRSELRELYQSRAQPDCSTSDKDTSWYLNDTRTHVSNHELTATLRIDAHPDITSQDPKVIVGQIHGWKISQALVKLVWEGSHKPVRMVMNSKFKRDNQSCSDCEPFSVALGTYPAGVEWRYTIRADQNGLYLATHDGDGRNTIEHFLGWGQEYKDGDTVSLTPDWASPDIAFYFKAGIYPQFKPNSAYKGEIFDVSFSSLRVDHF, encoded by the coding sequence GTGAATAAGTCAATCTTCGTCTTGGTACTCGCTTCGCTTACGTATGGCTGCGGTGGAAGCAGTTCCAGTGACCCAAGTGCCAGCGGTGCTCCTCCTGTATCTAATAAACCAGGTGCGTCTCATGGTGTTGTTGCTCCCTATGAGATTGCCAAGTATCAAAATATCCTTGCTAGCTCAGATTTTCAGGTGTCAGATCCTAAGGGAGAGGAGGGCAACAAAACGTCACCCGTAAAAGCCGGTAACTTCCAAGGTTATGTCAGTGACTATTTTTATGCAGATGAAGAGACTGAGAATCTTATCTTCAAAATGGCGAACTACAAGATGCGTTCTGAAATTCGTGAGGGAGACAACTTTCGTATCAATGAAGCGGGCGTGAGACGCACTCTACATGCGGAAATAAGCCTGCCGGATATTCAGCATGCAATGGCGAGCTCTCCTGCTGAACATGATGAAGTGACACTGCTACAGATCCACAATGAGGGCACCGACGAGAGTGGCACAGGTTACCTTCCTCACCCATTATTGCGTGTAGTGTGGGAGCAAGAACGAGATGGTCTCACCGGTCACTATTGGGCTGTCATGAAAAACAATGCGATTGACTGTAGCAGTGCTGCTGACTCTTTGGACTGTTACGCCAATTCCTATAACCGCTACGATTTGGGCGAGGCGGATCTTGATCGTTTCACAAAATTTGATCTTTCTATTTATGAAAACACCCTTTCGGTCAAAGTGAACGATGAAGTGAAAGTCGATGAAGACATCACTTATTGGCAGCATCTACTGAGTTACTTTAAAGCGGGCATCTATAATCAATTTGAAAATGGCGAAGCCACGGCTTACTTTAAGGCGCTTAGATACACCATCACACAAGTCAACGGTTCAAATGATTGGGACATTAATGATTGGAAGTTGACGATTCCTGCGAGTAAAGACTCTTGGTATGGAAGTGGGGGTGACAGTGCCGCTGAACTAGAACCTGAGCGTTGTGAGTCGAACAAAGACCTCCTTGCTAATGATCGTGATGTCTATGACAGTAAGATTGGTCTCTCTTATTTCAATGTTGATGAAGGAAGAATGCACTTTAGAGCGGATATGGGGTATGGCACCTCTACACAAAACTCTAACTATATTCGTTCTGAGTTAAGGGAGTTGTACCAAAGCCGTGCTCAACCAGATTGCAGTACCAGCGATAAGGATACAAGTTGGTATCTGAACGATACAAGAACGCATGTCAGTAATCATGAGTTAACCGCCACCTTACGAATTGACGCGCATCCAGATATCACCAGTCAGGACCCGAAAGTGATAGTAGGGCAAATTCATGGGTGGAAGATCAGCCAAGCTCTGGTCAAACTGGTTTGGGAAGGGAGTCATAAGCCAGTGCGCATGGTCATGAACTCTAAGTTTAAACGTGATAATCAATCTTGCAGCGATTGCGAACCGTTTAGTGTCGCATTAGGTACTTATCCTGCGGGTGTTGAATGGCGATATACTATCCGTGCCGATCAAAATGGTCTTTATCTTGCCACTCATGATGGGGATGGAAGAAACACGATTGAGCATTTCCTTGGATGGGGTCAAGAGTATAAAGATGGCGACACCGTTTCGCTAACACCGGATTGGGCATCACCGGATATTGCTTTTTATTTTAAAGCGGGCATCTATCCTCAATTTAAACCGAATAGTGCATATAAAGGTGAGATATTTGATGTGAGCTTTAGCTCTCTCAGAGTCGACCACTTTTGA
- a CDS encoding polysaccharide lyase family 7 protein yields MKQITLKTLLASSIILAAGCASTTPPNADFPNNKESGEAILTPVAMTASSHDGNGPDRLFDQDLTTRWSSAGDGEWAMLDYGSVQEFDAVQASFSKGNERQSKFDIQVSVDGENWTTVLENQMSSGKAIGLERFQFEPAVKARYVKYVGHGNTKNGWNSVTELAAVNCNVNACPASHIITPDVVAAEQAMIAEMKAAEKARKEARKDLRSGNFGVAAVYPCDTTVKCDTRSVLPVPTGLPSTPVAGNAPSENFDMTHWYLSQPFDHDKNGRPDDVSEWNLANGYQHPEVFYTADDGGLVFKAYVKGVRTSKNTKYARTELREMMRRGDQSISTQGVNKNNWVFSSAPEADLKAAGGIDGVLEATLKIDHATTTGNANEVGRFIIGQIHDQNDEPIRLYYRKLPNQATGAVYFAHESQDATKEDFYPLVGDMTAEVGDDGIALGEVFSYRIDVKGNTMTVTLMREGKDDVVQVVDMSNSGYDVGGKYMYFKAGVYNQNISGDLDDYSQATFYQLDVSHDQYQK; encoded by the coding sequence ATGAAACAAATTACTCTAAAAACTTTACTTGCCTCTTCCATCATACTCGCAGCGGGTTGCGCGAGCACCACGCCCCCTAATGCTGATTTTCCGAATAATAAAGAAAGTGGTGAAGCGATTCTGACGCCAGTAGCGATGACAGCGAGCAGTCACGATGGCAATGGCCCTGATCGCTTGTTTGACCAAGATCTAACAACACGATGGTCATCGGCAGGTGACGGCGAATGGGCCATGTTGGATTATGGTTCAGTGCAAGAATTTGACGCGGTTCAAGCTTCATTCAGTAAAGGAAATGAACGTCAATCCAAATTCGATATTCAAGTCAGTGTTGATGGTGAAAACTGGACAACCGTACTTGAAAATCAAATGAGCTCAGGTAAGGCAATCGGTCTAGAGCGTTTCCAGTTTGAGCCAGCGGTTAAAGCGCGTTACGTTAAATATGTGGGCCACGGCAATACCAAAAATGGTTGGAACAGTGTCACTGAACTCGCTGCGGTGAACTGTAACGTTAACGCTTGTCCTGCTAGTCATATCATTACTCCAGACGTCGTGGCCGCAGAACAAGCAATGATCGCTGAAATGAAAGCGGCGGAAAAAGCACGTAAAGAAGCTCGTAAAGATCTACGTTCGGGGAACTTCGGTGTAGCAGCCGTTTACCCTTGTGATACGACCGTTAAATGTGACACGCGCAGTGTGTTGCCCGTACCGACGGGCTTACCTAGCACACCGGTGGCAGGTAATGCGCCGAGTGAGAACTTTGATATGACTCATTGGTACTTATCGCAACCATTCGATCATGATAAAAATGGCAGACCTGATGATGTGTCTGAGTGGAATCTTGCAAACGGCTACCAACACCCAGAGGTTTTCTACACAGCAGACGATGGCGGTCTTGTATTCAAGGCTTACGTAAAAGGTGTGCGTACCTCTAAAAATACCAAGTACGCCCGTACTGAACTTCGTGAAATGATGCGTCGTGGTGATCAGTCTATCAGCACTCAAGGTGTTAACAAGAACAACTGGGTATTCTCAAGCGCACCTGAAGCAGACCTAAAAGCTGCGGGTGGTATTGACGGAGTGCTAGAAGCCACGTTAAAAATCGATCACGCGACAACGACAGGTAATGCGAATGAAGTCGGTCGCTTTATCATCGGTCAGATTCACGATCAAAACGATGAGCCAATTCGTCTGTACTACCGTAAGTTGCCAAACCAAGCAACGGGTGCGGTTTACTTTGCACATGAAAGCCAAGACGCGACAAAAGAGGACTTCTATCCTCTCGTTGGCGACATGACGGCTGAAGTGGGGGACGATGGTATCGCGCTTGGCGAAGTGTTTAGCTACCGCATTGACGTGAAAGGCAACACGATGACAGTTACGCTAATGCGTGAAGGTAAAGACGATGTGGTACAAGTGGTTGATATGAGCAACAGCGGTTACGACGTAGGTGGCAAGTACATGTACTTCAAAGCCGGTGTTTACAACCAAAACATCAGTGGCGATCTAGACGATTACTCACAAGCGACTTTCTACCAGCTAGATGTATCTCACGATCAATACCAAAAGTAA
- a CDS encoding LysR family transcriptional regulator, translating to MKLHFENIVSFISVVEEGSFSSAARKLGKSQSTVSTAVQNLESDLGFNLFNRQHSKVWLTQKGERLFQLSLPIVSKYRELATIAAQMNVSDQIVFRVGIDPLVFNKDVKDTLARFSETFPNVDLVVVTKPSVILGNYINEGKIDLALGNPYHKTNNDFNVEELFHVNCWWVAHEDLAYSTNQTSSQRILLMDGCEELLNLSKITSYNLWRLDDFATIIDLCKAQKGIAFLPMFRIEGDSSLKVITDPPDFFGKRIVASIFWPVHSDFSPFNQWIKQELQTSASYKQTFVADLVP from the coding sequence ATGAAACTGCATTTCGAAAATATTGTTTCGTTTATATCGGTAGTTGAGGAAGGTTCATTTAGTTCCGCTGCACGTAAGCTTGGTAAATCTCAGTCAACGGTGAGTACAGCGGTTCAAAATCTTGAATCAGATCTAGGCTTCAATTTATTTAATAGACAGCACTCTAAAGTCTGGCTGACACAGAAAGGCGAGCGCCTGTTCCAGTTATCTTTACCTATTGTTTCGAAATATCGCGAATTGGCGACAATTGCAGCACAAATGAATGTATCAGATCAAATTGTTTTCCGTGTGGGCATAGACCCGTTGGTATTCAATAAAGATGTCAAAGATACACTAGCCAGATTTTCGGAAACGTTTCCTAATGTCGATTTAGTGGTTGTAACGAAACCAAGCGTTATTTTAGGAAATTATATTAACGAAGGAAAGATAGATCTAGCATTAGGTAATCCGTACCATAAAACGAACAACGACTTTAACGTTGAAGAGTTATTTCATGTCAACTGTTGGTGGGTTGCTCACGAAGACTTAGCTTATTCTACAAATCAAACTTCATCGCAACGCATTCTATTGATGGATGGGTGTGAAGAATTGTTGAATTTATCCAAGATCACTTCATATAATTTATGGCGGCTTGACGATTTCGCTACCATTATCGACCTATGTAAGGCCCAAAAAGGCATCGCCTTTTTACCCATGTTCCGTATTGAAGGCGACAGTTCACTCAAAGTAATTACAGACCCTCCCGATTTTTTTGGTAAGAGAATCGTGGCCTCTATTTTTTGGCCAGTTCACTCTGACTTTAGTCCATTTAACCAATGGATAAAACAAGAACTACAGACGAGTGCAAGTTACAAACAAACATTTGTTGCTGATCTAGTCCCATAA
- a CDS encoding Flp family type IVb pilin codes for MITKLYVKTSVFLSQFKNDERGVTAIEYGLIGVAMAVLLTTALGDGGFIGKLSAAFTKIATTLTNATGS; via the coding sequence TTGATTACTAAACTATATGTAAAAACAAGCGTATTTTTATCACAATTCAAGAATGACGAGCGTGGTGTAACGGCGATTGAATATGGTCTAATCGGTGTGGCAATGGCTGTTTTGTTGACGACTGCGTTAGGTGATGGTGGCTTTATTGGTAAACTGTCAGCTGCATTCACAAAAATCGCAACTACGCTTACTAATGCTACTGGTAGCTAA
- a CDS encoding A24 family peptidase, which yields MCIYVSSVDFLYRKIHNHALLVLLLFQCFFSPLDIHVTTFLLMLGVGLILYALIWIGAGDIKYAAVLSLTIPLNELHWAYIMTAFAGGFLSLGYLISRKLISNTSNSQEGIPYGIAISVGFYLVILTQNTPHI from the coding sequence ATGTGTATATACGTGTCTTCTGTCGATTTTCTTTATCGCAAAATACATAATCATGCGTTGTTGGTTTTGCTCTTGTTTCAGTGTTTTTTTTCTCCATTAGATATTCACGTTACCACCTTTTTGCTGATGTTAGGGGTTGGGCTAATACTTTATGCGTTGATTTGGATTGGGGCGGGTGATATTAAATACGCTGCTGTGTTATCACTGACAATCCCTCTCAACGAGTTACATTGGGCCTATATTATGACGGCTTTTGCTGGTGGTTTTTTATCGCTTGGTTATTTAATCAGCAGAAAACTAATAAGTAACACGTCGAATAGCCAGGAAGGAATCCCGTACGGGATAGCCATTAGTGTGGGATTTTACTTAGTAATTTTAACTCAAAATACGCCACATATTTAA
- the cpaB gene encoding Flp pilus assembly protein CpaB — protein MRSRLVLLIAIVALVVGAIGVVDLFKSKPEPTVATEQVIDNKNEEHVAVWMTTQAYERGEAISAQGVVKKQLPLSEALTFGVREDTEIELSPSILLNRSLKPGDAVLPEYQVEPGEPGYIDLLVTEGMTLYPLEVSDKNLINDYIRPGSFIDILTVSSPNDNLAKNAEKPERFKGMRASMFLKHVKVLNIGGTSDSNSAVTALAPTKEDGLATVVVEVTPDDLAKLALAQRTMHIEIYRSQTYKHHGDIEVRNIIDNYTGIEELRGNVNNPREAL, from the coding sequence ATGAGATCTAGACTGGTATTACTGATTGCTATTGTTGCTTTGGTCGTAGGGGCGATAGGCGTGGTCGACTTATTCAAAAGTAAACCCGAGCCGACCGTTGCTACGGAGCAAGTGATTGACAATAAAAACGAAGAGCATGTTGCGGTTTGGATGACCACTCAAGCTTATGAAAGAGGGGAAGCCATCAGCGCGCAAGGCGTTGTTAAAAAACAACTCCCCCTTAGTGAAGCGTTAACGTTTGGCGTCAGAGAAGACACTGAAATCGAATTGTCTCCCTCCATTTTACTGAATCGAAGCCTCAAGCCAGGCGATGCCGTGTTACCTGAGTATCAAGTGGAGCCAGGAGAGCCTGGATATATCGATCTTTTGGTAACAGAAGGTATGACGTTATACCCACTTGAAGTGAGCGATAAAAACCTCATTAACGATTACATCCGTCCTGGTTCCTTTATCGATATTCTTACTGTGAGCTCCCCTAACGATAACTTAGCAAAAAACGCTGAGAAGCCGGAACGTTTTAAAGGCATGAGAGCGTCAATGTTCCTCAAACACGTCAAAGTACTTAACATCGGGGGTACTTCCGACAGCAACAGTGCTGTTACTGCGCTAGCTCCAACAAAAGAAGACGGACTAGCCACTGTGGTGGTTGAGGTCACCCCGGATGACTTAGCCAAACTTGCTTTGGCGCAACGAACAATGCATATCGAAATATATCGAAGCCAAACTTATAAGCACCATGGTGACATTGAAGTGCGCAATATTATCGATAATTATACCGGTATCGAAGAGTTACGCGGTAACGTAAATAACCCTCGAGAGGCTTTGTAA